GCAAGGAGCTGTGGACCGACCTGGGTGAAGGCGAGCCGCTGACGCTCTACGCCGCCTTCAACGAACACGACGAAGCGCGCTATGTGGTCGAGACCATCGAAAGCCTGATCAAGCAGGGCAACGCCCGCAGCGATATCGCCATCCTGTATCGCTCCAACGCCCAGTCGCGGGTGTTGGAGGAGGCCTTGCTGCGCGAGCGCATCCCCTACCGCATCTACGGCGGCCAGCGCTTCTTCGAACGCGCCGAGATCAAGAACGCCATGGCCTACCTGCGCTTGCTCGAAGGCCGCGGCAACGACGCGGCGCTGGAGCGGGTGATCAACGTGCCGCCACGTGGTATCGGCGAGAAGACCGTCGAGGCCATTCGCGAGCATGCCCGTCACAGCCAGTCGTCGATGTGGGACGCGATGTGCCAGCTGCTCGCCGCCAAGGCCCTCAAAGGCCGCGCCGCCAGCGCCCTGGGCGCATTCATCGAGCTGCTCGACAACCTCGCCGCCAAGGTGCTGGACATGCCGCTGCACCTGATGACCCAGACGGTCATCGAGCAGTCCGGCCTGATCATCTACCACCAGGAAGAAAAGGGTGAAAAGGGCCAGGCACGGGTGGAAAACCTTGAAGAACTGGTCAGCGCCGCGCGCAACTTCGAGACCAGCGACGAGGATGCCGACCTGACGCCGTTGTCGGCGTTCCTCGGTCACGCCTCGCTGGAGGCCGGCGACAGCCAGGCCGACGAGCACGAGGACAGCATCCAGCTGATGACCCTGCACAGTGCCAAGGGTCTGGAATTCCCGTACGTGTTCCTGGTGGGCATGGAGGAAGGGCTGTTCCCGCACAAGATGAGCCTGGAAGAGCCCGGCCGCTTGGAAGAGGAACGCCGCCTGGCCTACGTGGGCATTACCCGGGCCATGCGTCAGCTGGTCATGACCTACGCCGAGACCCGCCGTCTGTATGGCAGCGAAACGTACAACAAGGTGTCGCGCTTCGTCCGCGAGATCCCGGCGGGCCTGGTGCAGGAAGTGCGCCTGTCGAACTCCGTCAGCCGCCCCTTCGGCGGCGCAAAGACGCCTGCCAGCAGCCTGTTCGCCAACGCCAGCATCCCGCAGACCGCCTTCAGCCTCGGCCAGCGGGTGCAGCACGCGGTGTTCGGCGAGGGCGTGATCCTCAACTTCGAGGGTTCCGGCGCCCAGGCGCGGGTGCAGGTGAACTTCTCCGAGGGCAGCAAGTGGCTGATGCTCGGTTACGCCAAGCTCGAAGCCATCTGACGTAGGAGCCAGCCTTGCTGGCGAAGCAGGCGCCGCGGTGGATGGCACCGGCTGCGCCGGTGTTCGCCGGCAAGGCCGGCTCCTACAATGGCGCGCGCCTTCTGACTATCAGGCAAAAGCTCGAAACATCTTGTCGCTGGCCATGTCTGCTGCTTCATGTGCACCATGACGCGCGTGCAATCCACAAAAATGGGAACCCCCAACTTATGCAACGTTTTCTTAGCATCGCTCTGGCGCTTTGCGTCGGCCTGACGCTGAGCCTCGACGCCAACGCCAAGCGCTTCGGTGGCGGCAAGAGCTCGGGCTCCGCGCCAATCCACCAAACCCGCCAGGCCACCCCGACCACGCCAGCCGCCGCACCGACCGTCCCAGGCCGTGCGCCAGCCGCCAGCGGCGCTTCGCGTTGGCTGGGCCCGCTGGCCGGCATCGCCGCCGGTGGCCTGCTGGCCTCCATGTTCATGGGCGACGGCTTCGAGGGCATGCAGATCCTCGACTTCCTGCTCATGGGCCTGATCGCCTTCCTGGTATTCCGCTTCATCGCCGCGCGCCGTCGCCAGCAGCAGCCGCAACACGCTGCCGCCGGTCACGCCCCGTACCAGCGCGAAGCCCAGCCGCAGGCTGCTCCACAGCCGATCTTCGGCGGCTCTGCCGCACCGGTCGCCTCGCCTGTGATCAACGCCCCGGCCTGGTTCAACGAAGCCAGCTTCCTGGCCGCCGCCCGTTCGCACTTCCAGTCTCTGCAGCAGCACTGGGACGCCAACGAGATGGACAAGATCGCCGAATTCGTCACTCCACAGATGCTCGACTTCCTCAAGCGCGAGCGCGCTGAGGAAGGTGAGGGCTTCCAGTCCACCTACATCGACGACCTCGATGTGCAACTGGAAGGCGTCGACGACCGCGCCGACAAGACCATCGCCACCCTCACCTTCCGTGGCGTATCGAAGACCTCGCGCTTCGACCAGGGCGAGGTGTTCAACGAGAGTTGGCACATGGAACGCGCACAGGGCGAAAACCAGCCTTGGCTGCTGGCCGGTATCCGCCAAAACGGTTAACCGTCGCACGTTGTACAAAAAACCCCGGGCCTGTCCCGGGGTTTTTGCTTTTGCCAGACTCGACTACTAGGGTATAACGCGCAGCGTTGTCATCTAGGTCAGAGGAAGTGAACCGTGGAAGAAGTGATCGAACAACTCCGTGAAGCCAACGAACCGGTGCCGGTGCCGCTGGATCTGCCGGACGAGGATCAGTTGGTCGAGGTCGAGGAACAGCTGTTCATCAACATTCCCTTCGTGTTCAAGGAATTCCTGCTAACCGTCAGTGACGTGGTGTATGGCAGCCTGGAGCCGGTGACCGCCACTGACCCGCAATCCCATACCTACCTGCCGGAAGTCGCGGCCACTGCCTGGGACGCCGGCGTCCCTCGCGATCTCATCCCGATCTGCCAGGACGGCGACGATTACTACTGCGTCGAGGAAGACGGCACCGTGGTGCTGTGGTCAGGTGAAGAAGAGATCGTCACCGAAGAAAGCTGGGAATCGGTGTGGCACTGGGCCCGGGATGTCTGGCTGGAAAGCTGAATGAGAAATACCCGCACAAAATAATGGCTCTTAGCTATCAAGCCTCGTAGAATCGCCAGGCTCTCTGCGCCTGGCGACATCGCTACCGCTCCATCCCCTCGGACGACGGTGACGTCTCGCGCAGAAGGCGATAACCCTCAGTGCGAATTTTCCCGGCTGCTCTCCAGCGTCTCCAGCAAGGCGACCTGCATCCGCGTGTGCACCCGGACGAACCAGCGCCATAGCAACGCCACCACCACTGCCGCGACCATCGCAATGATCAGCAGCAGTTCATTGGTCGGCAGAATGCTCGCCGACAACGCTGCCAGCAGCAGGAAGATCACCAGCAGCGACAGCAGTGGTATCACCTCGGCAATCACGCGCCGCACGCGTTGGGTGTGCCGCCCGGCCATTTCCGGCTTGACCCCCATCTCCGCCAGCAGCATCGACAACGCCTTGAGCTTGCGATAGGCCGCGATCAGGAACGGCAACGACAGCAACAAGGCCGCCCCCCATATCAACGCCTTCTGTTGGCCGACATCGCCGACCCATTCGCTGAGCCAGGTGCCGATGCGCCCGGCGAAATAGCCACCACTGAAGAAGATGGCGATCACCAGCGCCAGGTTCACCCCAACTTGCAACAAGATGCGCCGGATCATCGCCGCCAGCATGGCGCCTTCGCCCTGCGGCTGGATGCTGCGCAGCCATTCACCATACAACGACAGCACCCGTGCCAGCCGGCTCGGCACCACCTTGCCGAGCTTCAGCGACAACGGGTCGGCCGCGCGGATCAGGTAAGGCGTCAACAAGGTGGTGATGGCCGACACCGCCACCGCGACGGGGTAGAGAAAATCGCTGGTGACCTGCAGGGTCATGCCCAGCGCCGCAATGATGAACGAGAACTCGCCGATCTGCGAAAGCCCCATGCCCACGCGCAGCGAAGTGCGTCCGTCATTGCCGGCAATGAAGGCTCCCATGCCGCAGGAGAGCATCTTGCCCAGCACCACCGCCAGGGTGATCACCACGATTGGCCAGGCGTACTCGACAAGGATCGCCGGGTCGATCATCAGGCCAATGGCGACAAAGAAGATCGCGCTGAACAGGTCGCGAACCGGCTCGATCAAGCGTTCGATCTTCAGCAACTGGCGCGATTCGGCCATGATCGCGCCGATCAGGAAGGCGCCGAGCACCATGCTGTACTCAAGCTTGACCACCAGCAGGCAGAAGCCGAAGCACAGCCCCAGCACGGTGATCAGCAGCATCTCGTTGCTTTCGAACTTCGCCACGTACGCCAACAGCCGCGGTACCAGCAGGATGCCGATGACCAACGCGACGATCATGAACAGCGACAGCTTGCCCACGGTGGAGAACACCTCGCCGGAGCTGACCGTGCCGCTGACGGCGATACCCGACAGCAGCGCGATGATGCCGATGCCCAGGATGTCCTCGACGATCAGCACACCGAAGATCAGCTGGGCGAAGCGCTCGTTCTTCATCTTCAGGTCGTTGAGCGCCTTGACGATGATGGTGGTCGAGGAAATCGCCAGGATCGCCCCGAGGAACAGCGAGTCCAT
This genomic stretch from Pseudomonas entomophila L48 harbors:
- the uvrD gene encoding DNA helicase II; the protein is MRNDDLSLLLNSLNDAQRQAVAAQVGRQLVLAGAGSGKTRVLVHRIAWLIQVVQASPHSILSVTFTNKAAAEMRHRIEQLLGINPAGMWVGTFHGLAHRLLRAHWQEAGLAQNFQILDSDDQQRLIKRVIREMGLDEQKWPARQVQWFINGQKDEGLRPRHIQASGDLFLTTMRDIYSAYEQACERAGVIDFSELLLRALDLWRDQPGLLEHYQRRFRHILVDEFQDTNAVQYAWLRLLAGGGDSLMAVGDDDQSIYGWRGAKIENIHQYTADFPDAELIRLEQNYRSTGGILKAANALIANNSGRLGKELWTDLGEGEPLTLYAAFNEHDEARYVVETIESLIKQGNARSDIAILYRSNAQSRVLEEALLRERIPYRIYGGQRFFERAEIKNAMAYLRLLEGRGNDAALERVINVPPRGIGEKTVEAIREHARHSQSSMWDAMCQLLAAKALKGRAASALGAFIELLDNLAAKVLDMPLHLMTQTVIEQSGLIIYHQEEKGEKGQARVENLEELVSAARNFETSDEDADLTPLSAFLGHASLEAGDSQADEHEDSIQLMTLHSAKGLEFPYVFLVGMEEGLFPHKMSLEEPGRLEEERRLAYVGITRAMRQLVMTYAETRRLYGSETYNKVSRFVREIPAGLVQEVRLSNSVSRPFGGAKTPASSLFANASIPQTAFSLGQRVQHAVFGEGVILNFEGSGAQARVQVNFSEGSKWLMLGYAKLEAI
- a CDS encoding Tim44 domain-containing protein, whose amino-acid sequence is MQRFLSIALALCVGLTLSLDANAKRFGGGKSSGSAPIHQTRQATPTTPAAAPTVPGRAPAASGASRWLGPLAGIAAGGLLASMFMGDGFEGMQILDFLLMGLIAFLVFRFIAARRRQQQPQHAAAGHAPYQREAQPQAAPQPIFGGSAAPVASPVINAPAWFNEASFLAAARSHFQSLQQHWDANEMDKIAEFVTPQMLDFLKRERAEEGEGFQSTYIDDLDVQLEGVDDRADKTIATLTFRGVSKTSRFDQGEVFNESWHMERAQGENQPWLLAGIRQNG
- a CDS encoding SMI1/KNR4 family protein — protein: MEEVIEQLREANEPVPVPLDLPDEDQLVEVEEQLFINIPFVFKEFLLTVSDVVYGSLEPVTATDPQSHTYLPEVAATAWDAGVPRDLIPICQDGDDYYCVEEDGTVVLWSGEEEIVTEESWESVWHWARDVWLES
- a CDS encoding cation:proton antiporter — protein: MHAISFIQDLAVIMLVAGVVTILFHRLKQPVVLGYIVAGFIIGPHTPPFGLIHDEDTIKTLAELGVIFLMFCLGLEFSLRKLFKVGATAFIAAFLEIVLMIWIGFEIGRWFGWNTMDSLFLGAILAISSTTIIVKALNDLKMKNERFAQLIFGVLIVEDILGIGIIALLSGIAVSGTVSSGEVFSTVGKLSLFMIVALVIGILLVPRLLAYVAKFESNEMLLITVLGLCFGFCLLVVKLEYSMVLGAFLIGAIMAESRQLLKIERLIEPVRDLFSAIFFVAIGLMIDPAILVEYAWPIVVITLAVVLGKMLSCGMGAFIAGNDGRTSLRVGMGLSQIGEFSFIIAALGMTLQVTSDFLYPVAVAVSAITTLLTPYLIRAADPLSLKLGKVVPSRLARVLSLYGEWLRSIQPQGEGAMLAAMIRRILLQVGVNLALVIAIFFSGGYFAGRIGTWLSEWVGDVGQQKALIWGAALLLSLPFLIAAYRKLKALSMLLAEMGVKPEMAGRHTQRVRRVIAEVIPLLSLLVIFLLLAALSASILPTNELLLIIAMVAAVVVALLWRWFVRVHTRMQVALLETLESSRENSH